The following proteins come from a genomic window of Minwuia thermotolerans:
- a CDS encoding class I SAM-dependent methyltransferase: MSGAEVDLYDRHPINAEQVLAAVAAAGGDPQRPGAADLRPHDQDHYGGVEAVLALAAAAGIADGQTIADICAGIGGPARLIAERWPGVRVVALDLNEGRCRDARWLNRLVGLDGRVSVVRADAQRVPLSASGIDVAISQEAMLHIPDKLAVMRSVLAALKPGGRFAFTDLVAAPALTESERQAIATGGMQMVNIQSTAQYRKMSVAAGFEVVQVDDLSADWVGILTERMEMYRSLRQATLDVHGGDAHDRYMAGYEVFVGLVRAGHLGGARIVLRRPLD; encoded by the coding sequence GTGAGCGGCGCGGAGGTCGATCTCTACGACCGCCATCCGATCAACGCCGAGCAGGTGCTGGCGGCGGTCGCCGCCGCGGGCGGCGACCCGCAACGCCCGGGCGCGGCGGACCTGCGGCCGCACGATCAGGATCACTATGGCGGCGTCGAGGCGGTGCTGGCTCTCGCGGCCGCGGCCGGCATCGCGGACGGCCAGACGATCGCCGACATCTGCGCGGGCATCGGCGGGCCTGCACGCCTGATCGCGGAGCGCTGGCCAGGCGTCCGTGTCGTGGCCCTGGACCTGAACGAGGGACGCTGCCGCGACGCCCGGTGGCTGAACCGGCTGGTCGGCCTCGACGGACGGGTCAGCGTGGTGCGCGCCGACGCACAGCGCGTGCCGCTTTCGGCTTCGGGCATCGACGTGGCGATCAGCCAGGAAGCGATGCTCCACATTCCCGACAAGCTGGCCGTGATGCGCTCCGTCCTGGCGGCGCTGAAGCCCGGGGGCCGGTTCGCCTTCACCGACCTGGTGGCCGCCCCGGCGCTGACCGAGAGCGAGCGCCAAGCCATCGCCACCGGCGGCATGCAGATGGTCAACATCCAGAGCACCGCCCAGTACCGGAAGATGTCCGTTGCCGCGGGCTTCGAGGTCGTCCAGGTCGACGACCTTTCGGCGGACTGGGTGGGCATCCTGACGGAGCGGATGGAGATGTACCGGAGCCTGCGCCAGGCGACGCTGGATGTGCATGGCGGCGACGCGCACGATCGCTACATGGCCGGTTACGAGGTCTTTGTCGGTCTGGTTCGCGCCGGACACCTCGGCGGGGCGCGGATCGTTTTGCGGCGGCCTCTCGATTAG
- a CDS encoding sterol desaturase family protein, giving the protein MEWLEPIVGLLTRFPEIWPRILLTDTARYFVFAAPAALLIALAGGRASRWRIQNRRPGLRDRRREIGFSLLTAIVFSLNGFFLVYGLDWLGLAELRSGNCALTITIETVVLIVLHDAYFYWMHRALHWRPLFRAAHVTHHRSRTPSPWAAYAFAPLEALLEAAFLPIALLAAGGLETVSISIFIVHMMARNVMGHCGHEFLPRRWVNWPLTRWLTTPTHHDIHHELGRWNYGLYFTWWDRWMNTEHPAYPERFRAAAAGRATKPGPPSETGLTELLRRSIIGWWSG; this is encoded by the coding sequence ATGGAATGGCTCGAACCGATCGTGGGCCTGCTGACCCGATTCCCCGAGATATGGCCGCGGATACTTCTGACCGACACGGCCCGGTACTTCGTCTTCGCCGCGCCGGCGGCGCTGCTGATTGCACTGGCCGGCGGGCGCGCCAGCCGTTGGCGCATCCAGAACCGGCGCCCCGGCCTGCGTGATCGCCGTCGCGAAATCGGCTTTTCATTGCTCACCGCAATCGTCTTCTCGCTCAACGGCTTCTTTCTCGTCTACGGTCTTGATTGGCTGGGCCTCGCGGAGCTTCGCAGCGGCAACTGCGCCCTCACGATCACGATCGAGACCGTGGTTCTCATCGTGCTCCACGACGCCTATTTCTACTGGATGCACCGCGCGTTGCACTGGCGACCGCTGTTTCGCGCGGCCCATGTCACCCATCATCGCTCGCGCACGCCCTCGCCCTGGGCCGCCTATGCCTTCGCGCCCCTGGAGGCCTTGCTCGAAGCAGCCTTCCTGCCAATCGCGCTGCTCGCGGCAGGCGGCCTTGAAACGGTCAGCATCTCGATCTTTATCGTGCACATGATGGCGCGCAATGTCATGGGCCATTGCGGCCACGAATTCCTGCCGCGGCGCTGGGTGAACTGGCCGCTGACACGCTGGCTGACCACGCCCACCCATCACGACATCCATCATGAACTGGGGCGATGGAACTACGGTCTCTACTTCACCTGGTGGGACCGCTGGATGAATACCGAACACCCGGCATATCCCGAACGCTTCCGCGCCGCCGCCGCCGGGCGCGCGACGAAACCCGGCCCGCCTTCGGAAACGGGTCTCACGGAGCTTCTCCGCCGCAGCATCATCGGATGGTGGAGCGGGTGA
- a CDS encoding AraC family transcriptional regulator: MNEDIEIVARLLAIGVNTVIAAVFLAVHPRRIGAWLMALLAVSVVGYLWLSGPWNATEVPAALRGAVGAWTALIPFLVWVIARMHLEDGFRPGWIWIPGLFVAWLAVWLIDHSGEWQTALRDGVRIAGLGALIDVARRALQGRPDDLVALRRGLRLTFAAASVGITAVVLAVELILSDAVARAPLEPIAAVAILVMSTLSAMVLLRPRGELFVNQTISTRPHKTVAGDASAPDEDAELARRIEAHAAAGELFKPELSITALATELGAPEYRLRRAINRHLGYRNFPAFLNHYRIEEARRRFADPANDRLPILTIAMDLGYGSVGPFNRAFRELTGQTPSAFRRQIASRRSADS; this comes from the coding sequence ATGAACGAAGATATTGAAATCGTTGCCCGCTTGCTCGCGATCGGGGTCAATACTGTCATTGCGGCGGTGTTTCTTGCCGTCCATCCGCGTCGGATCGGCGCATGGCTGATGGCGCTGCTCGCCGTTTCCGTGGTCGGGTATCTCTGGCTTTCGGGGCCCTGGAACGCCACGGAAGTCCCGGCGGCGCTCCGCGGCGCAGTGGGCGCCTGGACGGCGCTGATTCCTTTCCTGGTCTGGGTCATTGCGCGCATGCACCTCGAAGACGGTTTCCGCCCTGGCTGGATCTGGATACCGGGTCTGTTCGTCGCCTGGCTCGCCGTGTGGCTCATCGATCATTCCGGCGAGTGGCAGACCGCCCTGCGCGACGGGGTTCGCATTGCCGGGCTCGGCGCTCTGATTGACGTCGCGCGGCGCGCGCTGCAGGGACGACCGGACGATCTCGTCGCGCTGCGCCGTGGGCTCCGCCTCACATTCGCAGCAGCCTCCGTCGGAATCACCGCCGTCGTTCTCGCCGTGGAACTGATCCTTTCGGACGCCGTCGCGCGCGCGCCACTGGAACCCATTGCGGCGGTGGCCATACTCGTCATGAGTACGCTGTCCGCGATGGTGCTGCTGCGTCCGCGCGGAGAACTGTTTGTCAATCAGACCATATCGACGCGGCCACACAAGACAGTTGCGGGCGACGCATCCGCCCCCGACGAAGATGCCGAGCTGGCCCGGCGTATCGAAGCGCACGCGGCGGCCGGCGAGTTGTTCAAGCCGGAGCTTTCCATCACAGCATTGGCCACGGAACTGGGTGCGCCGGAATACCGATTGCGCCGTGCGATCAACCGCCATCTCGGCTACCGCAACTTCCCGGCCTTTCTCAACCACTACCGGATCGAGGAGGCAAGACGCCGATTCGCCGATCCAGCCAATGACCGGCTGCCGATCCTGACGATCGCGATGGATCTCGGTTACGGATCGGTTGGTCCCTTCAACCGTGCATTCCGCGAACTGACCGGGCAGACACCGTCCGCCTTCCGCCGTCAGATCGCCAGTCGCCGGTCCGCCGATTCCTGA
- a CDS encoding indolepyruvate ferredoxin oxidoreductase family protein has protein sequence MSLAEVTLDDKYELEEGRVFLTGIQALIRLPMMQRQRDVAAGLNTGCFISGYRGSPLGAYDQQLWQAKKFLEKNHIHFQPGVNEDLAATAVWGSQQTNLYPSAKYDGVFSIWYGKGPGVDRSLDVLKHMNSAGMSKHGGVLLLAGDDHGGVSSTLLHQSEHVFASAMIPVLHPANVQEYLDFGLLGWAMSRFAGVAVGFKCVSETVESAASVYIDPHRVNVTLPDIELPEGGLSIRWPDDRFKEEERLHRYKTYAAIAFARANGIDRIVIDSPKPRLGIITTGKSYLDVMQALEDLGIDEKMAADIGLRVYKVGMPWPLEPEGARHFAEGLEEVLVVEEKRALIENQIKEQLYNWREDVRPRVVGKFDENREWLFPSHGELGPTEIARAIAQRLRPVHTSPQIEDRLDFLERKQRMAAMATQAKEGEQKLERMPYFCSGCPHNTSTRVPEGSRATAGIGCHFMAVWMNRETSTYTQMGGEGTPWIGQAPFTEDKHVFANLGDGTYFHSGLLAIRASAAAGVNITYKILYNDAVAMTGGQRHDGQLTPMDIAAQVSAENITRLVVVTDEPDKYPADAFPPGTPIHHRSELDQVQKDLRDTPGCTVLIYDQTCAAEKRRRRKRGLYPDPPKRAFINTEVCEGCGDCSVKSNCVSVEPDETELGRKRKINQSSCNKDFSCVNGFCPSFVTVHGGGLRKPKRASAPAKSGNAIDDIVAGLPTPETAPLDEPVGILVTGIGGTGVLTVGALLGMAAHLEGKGSSVLDYTGLAQKNGAVMSHVRIAKRPEDIQAVRIASGGSDLVLGCDMVVAASEAALQTMDNGGTRAIVNSHLAPTAAFTLNPDLQYGPNAMQDAIRQAAGDNQTEFLDATRIATALMGDSIATNLFMLGYAYQRGQLPVGLEAIMRAIELNGVAVAMNKETFNWGRLAAHDIDRVEKAAEPTGTVVPFHKPLTDLEDIVAHRRDLLTKYQDAAYADRYEALVRRIEKADKAAGGGFTGLAEAVARNFAKLMAYKDEYEVARLYTDGTFMRRIREQFEGDYKLKFHLAPPIVSRPDPETGEIGKKEFGPWVMPLFRVLAKMKGLRGTRFDIFGRTEERRHERQLIADYEALMEEVAAKLGSANYMTALELAKLPEQIKGYGHIKERNLAQAKRKEAELLAAFRNPADASEAAE, from the coding sequence ATGAGTCTTGCCGAGGTCACTCTCGACGACAAATACGAGCTGGAAGAAGGCCGCGTATTCCTGACCGGCATCCAGGCGCTGATCCGCCTGCCCATGATGCAGCGCCAGCGCGACGTCGCGGCGGGCCTGAACACGGGCTGCTTCATCTCCGGCTATCGCGGCTCACCGCTCGGCGCCTATGACCAGCAGCTCTGGCAGGCGAAGAAATTCCTGGAAAAGAACCACATCCACTTCCAGCCCGGGGTGAACGAGGATCTGGCGGCCACGGCCGTCTGGGGTTCGCAGCAGACCAATCTCTATCCCAGCGCCAAGTACGACGGCGTCTTCTCCATCTGGTACGGCAAGGGTCCGGGCGTCGACCGCTCGCTGGACGTGCTCAAGCACATGAACTCGGCCGGCATGTCGAAGCATGGCGGCGTGCTGCTGCTGGCCGGCGACGACCATGGCGGCGTCTCGTCCACGCTGCTGCATCAGTCGGAGCACGTCTTCGCCTCGGCGATGATACCGGTACTGCATCCGGCGAACGTGCAGGAGTACCTGGACTTCGGCCTGCTCGGCTGGGCCATGAGCCGCTTCGCCGGCGTGGCGGTCGGCTTCAAGTGCGTCTCGGAGACGGTGGAAAGCGCGGCCAGCGTCTACATCGATCCCCATCGGGTGAACGTCACCCTGCCTGACATCGAACTGCCCGAGGGCGGCCTGTCCATCCGCTGGCCCGACGACCGCTTCAAGGAGGAGGAACGCCTCCACCGCTACAAGACCTACGCCGCCATTGCGTTCGCCCGCGCCAACGGCATCGACCGCATCGTGATCGACAGCCCGAAGCCGAGGCTGGGAATCATTACCACCGGAAAGTCCTATCTGGACGTCATGCAGGCGCTGGAAGATCTCGGCATCGACGAGAAGATGGCCGCCGATATCGGCCTGCGCGTCTACAAGGTCGGCATGCCCTGGCCGCTGGAGCCGGAAGGCGCCCGCCACTTCGCCGAGGGTCTGGAAGAAGTTCTGGTGGTCGAGGAGAAGCGCGCCCTTATCGAGAACCAGATCAAGGAACAGCTCTACAACTGGCGCGAGGATGTCCGTCCGCGCGTCGTCGGCAAGTTCGACGAGAACCGCGAGTGGCTGTTCCCGAGCCACGGCGAGCTGGGCCCGACCGAGATCGCCCGGGCCATCGCCCAGCGGCTGCGTCCGGTGCACACCAGCCCGCAGATCGAGGATCGCCTCGATTTCCTGGAGCGCAAGCAGCGCATGGCGGCGATGGCGACACAGGCGAAGGAGGGCGAGCAGAAGCTGGAGCGGATGCCGTACTTCTGCTCCGGGTGCCCGCACAACACCTCCACCCGCGTGCCCGAGGGCAGCCGCGCCACCGCAGGCATCGGCTGCCACTTCATGGCCGTGTGGATGAACCGGGAAACCTCGACCTATACCCAGATGGGCGGCGAAGGCACGCCCTGGATCGGCCAGGCGCCGTTCACCGAGGACAAGCATGTCTTCGCCAACCTCGGCGACGGCACGTACTTCCATTCCGGCCTGCTGGCGATCCGCGCCTCGGCCGCCGCGGGCGTCAACATCACCTACAAGATCCTCTACAACGACGCGGTCGCCATGACCGGCGGGCAGCGGCATGACGGCCAGCTCACGCCGATGGACATCGCCGCCCAGGTGAGCGCCGAGAACATCACCAGGCTGGTGGTCGTCACGGACGAACCCGACAAGTACCCCGCGGACGCCTTCCCCCCCGGCACCCCGATCCATCACCGCTCCGAGCTGGATCAGGTGCAGAAGGATCTGCGCGACACGCCGGGCTGCACGGTGCTGATCTACGACCAGACCTGCGCCGCCGAGAAGCGCCGCCGGCGCAAGCGCGGCCTCTATCCCGATCCGCCGAAGCGCGCCTTCATCAACACCGAGGTCTGCGAGGGCTGCGGCGACTGTTCGGTGAAGTCGAACTGCGTCTCCGTCGAACCCGACGAGACCGAGCTCGGCCGCAAGCGCAAGATCAACCAGTCGAGCTGCAACAAGGATTTTTCCTGCGTCAACGGCTTCTGCCCCAGCTTCGTGACCGTCCATGGCGGCGGCCTGCGCAAGCCGAAGCGGGCATCGGCGCCGGCGAAATCCGGCAACGCCATCGACGATATCGTCGCCGGCCTTCCGACGCCCGAGACCGCACCCCTCGACGAGCCGGTCGGCATTCTGGTCACCGGCATCGGCGGCACCGGCGTGCTGACCGTCGGCGCCCTGCTCGGCATGGCGGCGCATCTGGAGGGCAAGGGCTCGTCGGTGCTGGACTATACCGGCCTCGCCCAGAAGAACGGCGCGGTGATGAGCCATGTCCGCATCGCGAAACGCCCCGAGGACATCCAGGCGGTCCGCATCGCGTCCGGCGGCTCCGATCTCGTGCTGGGCTGCGACATGGTCGTTGCCGCCTCGGAAGCAGCGCTGCAGACCATGGACAATGGCGGCACGCGCGCGATCGTGAACAGCCACCTGGCGCCAACGGCGGCGTTCACGCTCAACCCGGATCTGCAGTACGGCCCGAACGCCATGCAGGATGCCATCCGCCAGGCTGCCGGCGACAACCAGACCGAGTTCCTGGACGCCACGCGGATCGCCACGGCGCTGATGGGCGACAGCATCGCCACCAACCTGTTCATGCTGGGCTACGCCTACCAGCGGGGACAGCTTCCCGTCGGCCTGGAGGCGATCATGCGCGCCATCGAGCTGAACGGCGTGGCCGTGGCCATGAACAAGGAAACCTTCAACTGGGGCCGTCTGGCCGCTCACGACATCGACCGGGTCGAGAAGGCGGCCGAGCCGACCGGCACCGTGGTGCCGTTCCACAAGCCGCTCACGGATCTGGAGGACATCGTCGCCCATCGCCGCGATCTGCTGACGAAGTACCAGGACGCGGCCTATGCGGACCGCTACGAGGCGCTGGTGCGCAGGATCGAGAAGGCCGACAAGGCCGCCGGCGGCGGCTTCACCGGCCTCGCCGAGGCGGTGGCGCGGAACTTCGCGAAGCTGATGGCCTACAAGGACGAGTACGAGGTCGCCCGGCTCTACACCGACGGCACCTTCATGCGCCGCATCCGCGAGCAGTTCGAGGGCGACTACAAGCTGAAGTTCCACCTCGCCCCGCCGATCGTCAGCCGGCCCGACCCGGAGACCGGCGAGATCGGGAAGAAGGAGTTCGGCCCCTGGGTCATGCCGCTGTTCCGCGTGCTGGCGAAGATGAAGGGTCTGCGCGGCACCCGGTTCGATATCTTCGGACGCACCGAGGAGCGCCGTCACGAGCGCCAGCTCATCGCCGACTACGAAGCGCTGATGGAGGAGGTCGCCGCGAAGCTCGGCAGCGCCAACTACATGACCGCGCTGGAGCTCGCCAAGCTGCCCGAACAGATCAAGGGGTACGGCCACATCAAGGAGCGCAACCTGGCCCAGGCGAAGCGGAAAGAGGCCGAACTGCTGGCCGCGTTCCGCAACCCGGCGGACGCCTCCGAGGCCGCCGAATAG
- a CDS encoding sulfatase-like hydrolase/transferase, whose protein sequence is MGEPRNILFVMADQLRFDFLGCTGHPWMRTPTIDALAARGVRFANAFVQGAVCGPSRMSFYTGRYVLSHGASYNNYPLRPDEWTLGDYLNPLGLRTALAGKTHMKADEAAIRRLGLDPAEGPGRFLAECGFEPWDRDDGLQKLAPFVPDTQYEAWLRGRGYEGVNLWHEVANSVRRGDGGDPSGWLMRNARFPTVAAEEDSETAYMTRRAMDFIDDAGERPWCLHLSYIKPHWPYVAPDPYHRKYGREHVLPGNRSEGEGETHPVVAAFRDHPESIEFRRDECRDTVIPTYMGLIEQIDDHLGRLIDFLDDRGRLADTVIVVTSDHGDYLGDHGLGEKELHFEEALRIPLIVVDPSPAAEGSRGRVIEAMAEAIDLIPTLIELVGGAPAWHRLEGRSLLPFIRGDGAAGWRDAVFAEHDYSLRHARPALGLEPQEAKSWMVRTERWKFVRHPRFRPELYDLENDPSEQIDLGADPGHEDVRSDMQHRLLDWMQARLNRVGITDEAIRQSTGKAWERGYLFGRW, encoded by the coding sequence TTGGGCGAACCACGCAATATCCTCTTCGTGATGGCGGACCAGCTCCGCTTCGATTTCCTGGGCTGCACGGGCCATCCCTGGATGCGGACGCCGACCATCGACGCGCTGGCCGCCCGGGGGGTGCGGTTCGCCAACGCCTTCGTGCAGGGCGCGGTCTGCGGACCGTCGCGCATGTCCTTCTACACGGGCCGCTACGTCCTCAGTCACGGGGCCAGCTACAACAATTATCCGCTCCGGCCGGACGAATGGACGCTGGGTGACTATCTGAACCCGCTGGGACTGCGGACGGCGCTGGCCGGCAAGACGCACATGAAGGCGGACGAGGCCGCTATCCGCCGCCTCGGTCTAGATCCTGCCGAAGGACCGGGGCGGTTCCTGGCCGAGTGCGGCTTCGAGCCTTGGGACCGCGACGACGGGCTGCAGAAACTGGCGCCGTTCGTCCCCGACACGCAGTACGAAGCCTGGCTTCGCGGCCGCGGCTACGAGGGCGTGAACCTGTGGCACGAGGTCGCCAATTCGGTGCGCCGCGGCGACGGTGGCGACCCGTCGGGCTGGCTGATGCGCAACGCCCGCTTCCCGACAGTGGCCGCGGAGGAGGACAGCGAGACCGCCTACATGACGCGCCGCGCCATGGACTTCATCGACGACGCCGGGGAGCGGCCCTGGTGCCTGCACCTCTCCTACATCAAGCCGCACTGGCCCTATGTCGCACCGGATCCCTATCACCGGAAATACGGGCGCGAGCATGTCCTGCCGGGCAATCGGAGCGAAGGCGAAGGCGAGACTCATCCCGTGGTGGCCGCCTTCCGCGATCACCCGGAATCCATCGAATTCCGGCGCGACGAATGCCGCGACACCGTGATTCCGACGTACATGGGCCTGATCGAGCAGATCGACGACCATCTGGGGCGGCTGATCGATTTCCTGGACGATCGCGGACGTCTGGCGGACACGGTCATCGTCGTCACCAGCGATCATGGCGACTATCTCGGCGACCATGGCCTGGGCGAGAAGGAACTCCATTTCGAGGAGGCGCTGCGCATTCCGCTGATCGTCGTCGACCCCTCCCCGGCCGCCGAAGGGAGCCGCGGGCGGGTGATCGAAGCCATGGCGGAAGCCATAGACCTGATCCCGACGCTGATTGAGCTGGTCGGTGGAGCGCCCGCCTGGCACCGCCTGGAGGGCCGTTCCCTCCTGCCCTTCATCCGCGGCGATGGCGCTGCCGGCTGGCGCGACGCCGTCTTCGCCGAGCATGACTATTCCCTGCGCCACGCCCGGCCGGCGCTGGGGTTGGAACCGCAGGAGGCGAAGTCATGGATGGTGCGGACGGAACGCTGGAAATTCGTCCGCCATCCCCGCTTTCGTCCGGAGCTCTACGATCTGGAGAACGACCCCTCCGAGCAGATCGATCTCGGCGCCGATCCCGGCCACGAGGACGTTCGCAGTGATATGCAGCACCGGCTGCTGGACTGGATGCAGGCGCGGCTCAACCGCGTGGGCATCACCGACGAAGCCATCCGCCAAAGCACCGGCAAGGCGTGGGAACGAGGCTATCTGTTCGGCAGGTGGTAG
- a CDS encoding MarR family winged helix-turn-helix transcriptional regulator, whose amino-acid sequence MSESANTFAHKGLSDRERLQWELLTSIGICNQLASERARQVLGEDLPLPLFSILNHLVRLGDDRTVTDLARAFQVQQPGMTKSVQKLLAKGYLRAEADPDDARRKRLFLTAEGRAAHDAALRRLAPDAARIFADWPTDELAALQKPLFRLRRWLDSHRNDAAAGEM is encoded by the coding sequence ATGAGCGAATCCGCGAATACCTTTGCCCATAAGGGGCTGAGCGACCGCGAGCGGCTGCAGTGGGAATTGCTGACCAGCATCGGCATCTGCAACCAGCTCGCGTCGGAACGGGCGCGGCAGGTCCTGGGTGAGGATCTGCCGCTGCCGCTGTTCAGCATTCTCAACCATCTCGTCCGGCTGGGCGACGACCGCACGGTCACCGACCTTGCGCGCGCCTTCCAGGTGCAACAGCCCGGCATGACCAAGTCCGTGCAGAAGCTGCTGGCGAAGGGCTATCTCCGGGCCGAGGCTGATCCGGACGATGCGCGCCGCAAGCGTCTCTTCCTGACGGCCGAGGGACGCGCGGCCCACGATGCGGCCCTCAGGCGTCTGGCTCCCGACGCCGCCCGGATTTTCGCCGACTGGCCGACCGATGAACTGGCGGCGTTGCAGAAGCCGCTGTTCCGTCTGCGCCGCTGGCTCGATTCGCACCGCAATGACGCCGCAGCTGGCGAGATGTGA
- a CDS encoding Acg family FMN-binding oxidoreductase gives MVSRRKFIRIMGVGGGVAALTAGGGYWAMTRGAMPDSAVAPWRAPGQGIDDPRIRAAAHALLAPNPHNMQPWLLRLEGDNALTLHVDLDRLLPETDPPGRQILIGHGTFLEIYRMAAAESGHRAEIELLPEGSFAPERLDGRPVARLRLVRDPVVIRDPLFAAVGTRRSNKETYDIARPVTDGELAALTGPGLHGARVMGSNDPALRPVLRDLMEAGLRREIETPRTFRESIDLMRLGPEEIARNPDGIELAGPMIWWGTRLGFVSREAIATPGTQSFQIGLDMARDQAQTAMGFAWVVSPDNSRASQIRAGMDYVRLNLQATVSGVALHPMSQLLQEYPEMADLQARLLDALAAEPPAHVQMLVRLGHAAAPGPTPRRPVAAIVRA, from the coding sequence ATGGTCTCGCGGCGGAAGTTCATCAGGATCATGGGTGTGGGCGGTGGGGTTGCCGCGCTGACGGCGGGGGGCGGCTACTGGGCGATGACCCGGGGCGCGATGCCCGACAGCGCGGTCGCCCCATGGCGGGCGCCGGGGCAGGGGATCGACGATCCCCGTATCCGCGCGGCTGCTCACGCCCTGCTGGCGCCGAATCCGCACAACATGCAGCCTTGGCTGCTGCGCCTGGAAGGCGATAACGCGCTGACGCTGCATGTCGACCTCGATCGCCTGCTGCCGGAAACCGATCCGCCGGGCCGGCAGATCCTGATCGGCCACGGGACATTTCTGGAAATATACCGTATGGCCGCGGCCGAGAGCGGCCACCGCGCCGAAATCGAACTGCTGCCCGAAGGCTCCTTCGCGCCGGAGCGTCTGGACGGCCGGCCGGTGGCCCGCCTTCGCCTCGTTCGCGACCCGGTGGTCATCCGCGATCCGCTGTTCGCGGCGGTCGGTACTCGCCGCAGCAACAAGGAAACCTACGATATCGCCCGCCCGGTGACGGACGGCGAACTGGCGGCGCTGACCGGTCCGGGTCTGCATGGCGCGCGGGTGATGGGCAGCAACGATCCGGCGCTGCGGCCGGTGCTGCGCGACCTCATGGAGGCCGGGCTCCGCCGTGAGATCGAGACGCCCCGCACGTTCAGGGAAAGCATCGACCTGATGCGGCTGGGACCGGAGGAGATCGCCCGCAACCCGGACGGCATCGAACTCGCCGGTCCGATGATCTGGTGGGGTACCCGGCTGGGGTTCGTCAGCCGGGAAGCCATCGCCACGCCCGGCACCCAGTCGTTCCAGATCGGCCTGGACATGGCCCGCGACCAGGCGCAGACGGCGATGGGTTTCGCCTGGGTGGTGAGCCCCGACAACAGCCGCGCGAGCCAGATCCGCGCCGGCATGGACTATGTGCGCCTCAATCTGCAGGCGACCGTATCCGGCGTCGCGCTGCACCCCATGAGCCAGCTTCTGCAGGAATATCCGGAAATGGCGGACCTGCAGGCGCGGCTGCTGGATGCGCTTGCGGCCGAACCGCCGGCGCATGTCCAGATGCTGGTCCGTCTGGGTCACGCGGCGGCGCCGGGACCGACGCCGCGCCGGCCGGTCGCTGCTATAGTCAGGGCATGA
- a CDS encoding GNAT family N-acetyltransferase: MTEKFVPAYRTGEPLPGWKGAAGPGDAPMTGRYCTLEPAGRPAQADELYEVFQTGGEAQDWLYLPYGPFPDIETFRAWYQATCTGKDPLFVLIRDAASRRALGLASFLNIERGVGRVEVGHIHFSPDLQQSAAATEAMYLMMKRVFECGFRRYEWKCDSLNERSRRAAQRFGFSFEGVFRQHYVVKGRNRDTAWYACIDQEWPRLREAYETWLAPDNFDAEGRQKRRLSALTGPVLVQRG; the protein is encoded by the coding sequence ATGACCGAGAAATTCGTGCCGGCGTACAGGACCGGAGAGCCGCTGCCCGGCTGGAAGGGTGCGGCGGGGCCCGGCGATGCGCCGATGACGGGCCGCTACTGCACGCTTGAGCCGGCGGGCCGGCCGGCGCAGGCGGACGAGCTCTACGAAGTCTTCCAGACGGGCGGCGAAGCGCAGGACTGGCTCTACCTGCCCTATGGCCCCTTTCCCGATATCGAGACCTTCAGGGCCTGGTATCAGGCCACCTGCACGGGCAAGGATCCGCTTTTCGTTCTGATCCGCGACGCTGCGAGCCGCCGCGCGCTCGGACTCGCAAGCTTTCTCAACATCGAACGCGGCGTGGGACGGGTCGAGGTCGGCCATATCCATTTCTCCCCGGACCTGCAGCAGAGCGCCGCCGCGACCGAAGCGATGTACCTGATGATGAAGCGCGTCTTCGAGTGCGGCTTCCGCCGCTACGAGTGGAAGTGCGACAGCCTCAACGAACGCTCCCGGCGCGCGGCGCAGCGCTTCGGCTTTTCCTTCGAGGGCGTCTTCCGCCAGCACTATGTCGTCAAGGGACGCAACCGCGACACCGCCTGGTACGCCTGCATCGACCAGGAGTGGCCCCGGCTGCGCGAAGCCTACGAGACGTGGCTGGCGCCGGACAACTTCGACGCAGAAGGACGGCAGAAACGCCGCCTTTCGGCGCTTACGGGTCCCGTGCTCGTCCAGCGGGGATAG